The DNA window GGCGCACGGCAGCAGCCTGGAACTGTTCGTCATCGTTCACGGCCACGCCGCTCTCATCGGTGCGCAGATACTCGCGCGCTGCACCGTAGTCGAAGGCGACCGTGGCGACACCGCTGGCCATGGCCTCCAGGGTGACGTTGCCGAAGGTTTCACTGCGGCTGGCAAACAGGAACAGGTCGCCGCTGGCGAAGTGTCGGGCCAGGGCGTCGCCGCGCTGCACGCCGCGGAAAATGAAATCCGGGTTGTCATGCGCCAGCTTTTCCCGCGACGGACCGTCGCCGACGAACACGAAGCGTGCTTTGGGGCGGACCTGCTGCAGCTTGCGGAAGGCTTTCACCGCCAGGCCCAGGTTCTTCTCCGGCGCAATGCGACCGACGTAGATGGCGGCAAAGCCGTTGCCGTCGATGCCCCACTCCTCGCGCAGCGTCGGATCGCGCCGCTGCGGATCGAACTGGGTGCTGTCCACCGCGCGGGCAAGCAGTCGCACGCGATCAAAGCCCTGCCCGGTCAAAAACTGCTGCAGTTCCTGGGTGGGCACCAGGGTCGCATCGGCCTGGTTGTGGAAGCGGCGCATCCACCGCATGGCGGCGGCCTGCAGCCACGCCACGCCGTAGTCCGGCAGATACTCATCGAAGCGGGTATGGAAGCCGGTGGCGACCGGAATACCCAGCCGCCGCGCAGTGCGCAGCGCTGACCAGCCCAGCGGGCCCTCAGTGGCGATATAGATGGCATCGGGCCGATGCTGCTGCCACTGCCGGGCCAGCCGCTTGGGGGCAGGCAGGCCGAAGCGCAGGCCCGGATAGCGCGGCAGACCGGCTCCGGATACCAGCAGGGCATCGCCGCTATCGGCTTCATCGCCCTGGCGAGGGCGCACCAGGTCGACCTGATGACCGGCCTCGCGCAGGCCCATTTCCAGGCCCTGCACGGTCAACGCCACACCGTTGACCTCCGGCGGATAGGTTTCGGTGACGATGGCATAGCGCATGGCGGGCCTCCAGTTTCCGCGCATGCTCGCGGCTGGCGATGTAGCCGACATGACGCAGGTGTTACCGACGGATGACCGGGCGCTTGATTGCCGTCTGCCTGGTTGCTGTGGGATTTTGGCGAACCGCCCTCGGCTGCTGATCTACGTGTTTAGGGCCATCGGATGGGGGGTACGGG is part of the Stenotrophomonas oahuensis genome and encodes:
- a CDS encoding glycosyltransferase family 4 protein encodes the protein MRYAIVTETYPPEVNGVALTVQGLEMGLREAGHQVDLVRPRQGDEADSGDALLVSGAGLPRYPGLRFGLPAPKRLARQWQQHRPDAIYIATEGPLGWSALRTARRLGIPVATGFHTRFDEYLPDYGVAWLQAAAMRWMRRFHNQADATLVPTQELQQFLTGQGFDRVRLLARAVDSTQFDPQRRDPTLREEWGIDGNGFAAIYVGRIAPEKNLGLAVKAFRKLQQVRPKARFVFVGDGPSREKLAHDNPDFIFRGVQRGDALARHFASGDLFLFASRSETFGNVTLEAMASGVATVAFDYGAAREYLRTDESGVAVNDDEQFQAAAVRLAEQDSERQRLGRNAALAMKRLHPQQVVAEFDALLTELAHARRPHADHAA